One Paralichthys olivaceus isolate ysfri-2021 chromosome 21, ASM2471397v2, whole genome shotgun sequence genomic window carries:
- the eif2ak1 gene encoding eukaryotic translation initiation factor 2-alpha kinase 1 isoform X1: MFSSTHNNGALRPEESFSHSSSVLVRYKLKATGRHEAKANVSMESLARAEDEEEEVQFDTSDTDNNHNVLMSERHYPSIQEFASAIPNHLLLGSLLEHLCFVYERNPTRSHMLFKVIGQHLAAMKLLSPLAISDEFSTIRLQHNRAFTELLNAATSSMYPQGCGTNTYNLPVRLKEGLFQAQTSRYLSEFEEIFRLGKGSYGNVFKVMNKLDGQYYAVKKILIKKVSKDDCMKVLREVKVLSSLQHVNVVGYHTAWMEHVQPAPRESLSAALQCPESLLPELESPEQEDNSDDSLSIVFQSLSQASTDAAACDKVSLSETPSVKAVVPAQEKRQVVRPKTMRRIPENYVPCVFLGQKGPINSSKCPAMGWDSSELLEEESGRIELNDKPCIDEEWADGCTTSTEVQFHLMLYIQMQLCERSLRDWISERNEKPKEEQTSKCPYGCVDTEHTLSLLRNILEGVEYIHSRGIMHRDLKPRNIFLHAQDCHVRIGDFGLACGRIIADGNKSTMSPLSGFSHTGGVGTVVYAAPEQLNGSHYDSKSDMYSIGVLALELFQPFGTEMERVRTLGDLKEGKIPDSFCQRWPVLTKYIMKLTSKEPSVRPTASQLLCSELFCTKDMVIHGLQRRVEEQEEEIMHLRRQISELQISQVTASFSESDIT, translated from the exons CTTCTGACACAGATAATAACCATAATGTGTTAATGTCGGAAAGACATTACCCGTCCATCCAAGAGTTTGCCTCTGCGATCCCCAACCACCTTCTCCTGGGCTCTCTGCTGGAGCACCTGTGCTTCGTCTATGAGAGAAATCCAACACGCTCACATATGCTGTTTAAAG TCATTGGCCAGCATTTAGCAGCCATGAAACTCCTCTCACCTCTGGCTATCAGTGATGAGTTCAGCACCATCAGACTGCAGCACAACCGGGCCTTCACTGAGCTGCTCAACGctgccacctcctccatgtaccCGCAG GGTTGTGGCACAAACACTTATAATCTTCCTGTAAG ACTTAAGGAGGGACTTTTTCAAGCACAGACGTCACGGTATCTCAGTGAGTTTGAAGAAATCTTTAGACTTGGGAAAGGATCATATGGAAACGTTTTTAAG GTTATGAACAAACTTGATGGACAATATTATGCTGTGAAGAAAATTCTCATCAAAAAAGTCTCAAAAGATGACTGTATGAAG GTCCTCAGGGAGGTCAAAGTTTTGTCCAGCTTGCAGCATGTAAATGTTGTGGGCTATCACACTGCATGGATGGAACATGTTCAGCCTGCACCACGTGAGTCTTTAAGTGCTGCCCTGCAAT GTCCTGAGTCTCTCCTGCCTGAACTGGAATCACCTGAACAAGAGGACAA TTCTGATGACAGCTTGTCTATAGTTTTTCAAAGCCTCAGTCAAGCATCAACAGATGCAGCTGCATGTGACAAAGTCTCTCTAAGTGAGACCCCGTCTGTCAAAGCTGTAGTTCCAGCTCAAGAGAAGCGCCAGGTGGTGCGTCCCAAGACGATGCGCCGCATCCCGGAGAACTACGTCCCCTGTGTATTTCTGGGGCAAAAAGGTCCCATAAACAGCTCCAAATGTCCTGCCATGGGTTGGGACAGCTCAGAACTGTTAGAGGAGGAGTCTGGCAGGATCGAGCTGAACGACAAGCCCTGTATCGACGAAGAGTGGGCTGACGGATGTACAACTTCTACAGAG GTGCAGTTCCACCTGATGCTCTACATCCAGATGCAGCTGTGTGAACGCTCATTAAGGGACTGGATCtctgagagaaatgaaaagccCAAAGAAGAACAAACCTCAAAAT GTCCGTATGGATGTGTGGATACGGAACATACTCTCAGCCTGTTGAGGAACATACTTGAAGGGGTGGAGTATATTCACTCCAGAGGAATCATGCACAGAGACCTGAAG CCGAGGAACATTTTCCTCCATGCTCAGGACTGCCATGTTCGGATTGGGGACTTTGGTTTGGCCTGTGGCAGAATAATAGCAGATGGAAACAAAAGCACTATGTCTCCTCTCAGCG GTTTTTCGCACACTGGTGGTGTTGGTACAGTTGTGTATGCTGCACCAGAACAATTGAATGGCTCCCATTATGATTCAAAG TCTGACATGTACAGCATCGGAGTGCTGGCTCTCGAGCTATTCCAGCCTTTTGgaacagagatggagagggtCCGGACCCTTGGGGACCTGAAAGAGGGGAAAATCCCAGACTCCTTCTGCCAGAGATGGCCAGTCCTGACGAAATACATCATGAAGCTAACGAGTAAAGAGCCAAGTGTTCGTCCCACGGCCAGCCAGCTCCTATGCAGTGAACTCTTCTGCACCAAGGACATG GTGATCCATGGTTTGCAGAGGAGGGttgaagagcaggaggaagagatcATGCATCTGAGGAGACAGATCAGTGAGCTTCAGATCTCTCAAGTCACAGCCAGTTTCTCAGAGTCGGACATTACCTGA
- the eif2ak1 gene encoding eukaryotic translation initiation factor 2-alpha kinase 1 isoform X4 has product MFSSTHNNGALRPEESFSHSSSVLVRYKLKATGRHEAKANVSMESLARAEDEEEEVQFDTSDTDNNHNVLMSERHYPSIQEFASAIPNHLLLGSLLEHLCFVYERNPTRSHMLFKVIGQHLAAMKLLSPLAISDEFSTIRLQHNRAFTELLNAATSSMYPQGCGTNTYNLPVRLKEGLFQAQTSRYLSEFEEIFRLGKGSYGNVFKVMNKLDGQYYAVKKILIKKVSKDDCMKVLREVKVLSSLQHVNVVGYHTAWMEHVQPAPRPESLLPELESPEQEDNSDDSLSIVFQSLSQASTDAAACDKVSLSETPSVKAVVPAQEKRQVVRPKTMRRIPENYVPCVFLGQKGPINSSKCPAMGWDSSELLEEESGRIELNDKPCIDEEWADGCTTSTEVQFHLMLYIQMQLCERSLRDWISERNEKPKEEQTSKCPYGCVDTEHTLSLLRNILEGVEYIHSRGIMHRDLKPRNIFLHAQDCHVRIGDFGLACGRIIADGNKSTMSPLSGFSHTGGVGTVVYAAPEQLNGSHYDSKSDMYSIGVLALELFQPFGTEMERVRTLGDLKEGKIPDSFCQRWPVLTKYIMKLTSKEPSVRPTASQLLCSELFCTKDMVIHGLQRRVEEQEEEIMHLRRQISELQISQVTASFSESDIT; this is encoded by the exons CTTCTGACACAGATAATAACCATAATGTGTTAATGTCGGAAAGACATTACCCGTCCATCCAAGAGTTTGCCTCTGCGATCCCCAACCACCTTCTCCTGGGCTCTCTGCTGGAGCACCTGTGCTTCGTCTATGAGAGAAATCCAACACGCTCACATATGCTGTTTAAAG TCATTGGCCAGCATTTAGCAGCCATGAAACTCCTCTCACCTCTGGCTATCAGTGATGAGTTCAGCACCATCAGACTGCAGCACAACCGGGCCTTCACTGAGCTGCTCAACGctgccacctcctccatgtaccCGCAG GGTTGTGGCACAAACACTTATAATCTTCCTGTAAG ACTTAAGGAGGGACTTTTTCAAGCACAGACGTCACGGTATCTCAGTGAGTTTGAAGAAATCTTTAGACTTGGGAAAGGATCATATGGAAACGTTTTTAAG GTTATGAACAAACTTGATGGACAATATTATGCTGTGAAGAAAATTCTCATCAAAAAAGTCTCAAAAGATGACTGTATGAAG GTCCTCAGGGAGGTCAAAGTTTTGTCCAGCTTGCAGCATGTAAATGTTGTGGGCTATCACACTGCATGGATGGAACATGTTCAGCCTGCACCAC GTCCTGAGTCTCTCCTGCCTGAACTGGAATCACCTGAACAAGAGGACAA TTCTGATGACAGCTTGTCTATAGTTTTTCAAAGCCTCAGTCAAGCATCAACAGATGCAGCTGCATGTGACAAAGTCTCTCTAAGTGAGACCCCGTCTGTCAAAGCTGTAGTTCCAGCTCAAGAGAAGCGCCAGGTGGTGCGTCCCAAGACGATGCGCCGCATCCCGGAGAACTACGTCCCCTGTGTATTTCTGGGGCAAAAAGGTCCCATAAACAGCTCCAAATGTCCTGCCATGGGTTGGGACAGCTCAGAACTGTTAGAGGAGGAGTCTGGCAGGATCGAGCTGAACGACAAGCCCTGTATCGACGAAGAGTGGGCTGACGGATGTACAACTTCTACAGAG GTGCAGTTCCACCTGATGCTCTACATCCAGATGCAGCTGTGTGAACGCTCATTAAGGGACTGGATCtctgagagaaatgaaaagccCAAAGAAGAACAAACCTCAAAAT GTCCGTATGGATGTGTGGATACGGAACATACTCTCAGCCTGTTGAGGAACATACTTGAAGGGGTGGAGTATATTCACTCCAGAGGAATCATGCACAGAGACCTGAAG CCGAGGAACATTTTCCTCCATGCTCAGGACTGCCATGTTCGGATTGGGGACTTTGGTTTGGCCTGTGGCAGAATAATAGCAGATGGAAACAAAAGCACTATGTCTCCTCTCAGCG GTTTTTCGCACACTGGTGGTGTTGGTACAGTTGTGTATGCTGCACCAGAACAATTGAATGGCTCCCATTATGATTCAAAG TCTGACATGTACAGCATCGGAGTGCTGGCTCTCGAGCTATTCCAGCCTTTTGgaacagagatggagagggtCCGGACCCTTGGGGACCTGAAAGAGGGGAAAATCCCAGACTCCTTCTGCCAGAGATGGCCAGTCCTGACGAAATACATCATGAAGCTAACGAGTAAAGAGCCAAGTGTTCGTCCCACGGCCAGCCAGCTCCTATGCAGTGAACTCTTCTGCACCAAGGACATG GTGATCCATGGTTTGCAGAGGAGGGttgaagagcaggaggaagagatcATGCATCTGAGGAGACAGATCAGTGAGCTTCAGATCTCTCAAGTCACAGCCAGTTTCTCAGAGTCGGACATTACCTGA
- the eif2ak1 gene encoding eukaryotic translation initiation factor 2-alpha kinase 1 isoform X3 has product MDLQEKGIVEMIAKVIEEASDTDNNHNVLMSERHYPSIQEFASAIPNHLLLGSLLEHLCFVYERNPTRSHMLFKVIGQHLAAMKLLSPLAISDEFSTIRLQHNRAFTELLNAATSSMYPQGCGTNTYNLPVRLKEGLFQAQTSRYLSEFEEIFRLGKGSYGNVFKVMNKLDGQYYAVKKILIKKVSKDDCMKVLREVKVLSSLQHVNVVGYHTAWMEHVQPAPRPESLLPELESPEQEDNSDDSLSIVFQSLSQASTDAAACDKVSLSETPSVKAVVPAQEKRQVVRPKTMRRIPENYVPCVFLGQKGPINSSKCPAMGWDSSELLEEESGRIELNDKPCIDEEWADGCTTSTEVQFHLMLYIQMQLCERSLRDWISERNEKPKEEQTSKCPYGCVDTEHTLSLLRNILEGVEYIHSRGIMHRDLKPRNIFLHAQDCHVRIGDFGLACGRIIADGNKSTMSPLSGFSHTGGVGTVVYAAPEQLNGSHYDSKSDMYSIGVLALELFQPFGTEMERVRTLGDLKEGKIPDSFCQRWPVLTKYIMKLTSKEPSVRPTASQLLCSELFCTKDMVIHGLQRRVEEQEEEIMHLRRQISELQISQVTASFSESDIT; this is encoded by the exons ATGGACCTACAAGAAAAAGGCATTGTTGAAATGATtgcaaaagttattgaagaag CTTCTGACACAGATAATAACCATAATGTGTTAATGTCGGAAAGACATTACCCGTCCATCCAAGAGTTTGCCTCTGCGATCCCCAACCACCTTCTCCTGGGCTCTCTGCTGGAGCACCTGTGCTTCGTCTATGAGAGAAATCCAACACGCTCACATATGCTGTTTAAAG TCATTGGCCAGCATTTAGCAGCCATGAAACTCCTCTCACCTCTGGCTATCAGTGATGAGTTCAGCACCATCAGACTGCAGCACAACCGGGCCTTCACTGAGCTGCTCAACGctgccacctcctccatgtaccCGCAG GGTTGTGGCACAAACACTTATAATCTTCCTGTAAG ACTTAAGGAGGGACTTTTTCAAGCACAGACGTCACGGTATCTCAGTGAGTTTGAAGAAATCTTTAGACTTGGGAAAGGATCATATGGAAACGTTTTTAAG GTTATGAACAAACTTGATGGACAATATTATGCTGTGAAGAAAATTCTCATCAAAAAAGTCTCAAAAGATGACTGTATGAAG GTCCTCAGGGAGGTCAAAGTTTTGTCCAGCTTGCAGCATGTAAATGTTGTGGGCTATCACACTGCATGGATGGAACATGTTCAGCCTGCACCAC GTCCTGAGTCTCTCCTGCCTGAACTGGAATCACCTGAACAAGAGGACAA TTCTGATGACAGCTTGTCTATAGTTTTTCAAAGCCTCAGTCAAGCATCAACAGATGCAGCTGCATGTGACAAAGTCTCTCTAAGTGAGACCCCGTCTGTCAAAGCTGTAGTTCCAGCTCAAGAGAAGCGCCAGGTGGTGCGTCCCAAGACGATGCGCCGCATCCCGGAGAACTACGTCCCCTGTGTATTTCTGGGGCAAAAAGGTCCCATAAACAGCTCCAAATGTCCTGCCATGGGTTGGGACAGCTCAGAACTGTTAGAGGAGGAGTCTGGCAGGATCGAGCTGAACGACAAGCCCTGTATCGACGAAGAGTGGGCTGACGGATGTACAACTTCTACAGAG GTGCAGTTCCACCTGATGCTCTACATCCAGATGCAGCTGTGTGAACGCTCATTAAGGGACTGGATCtctgagagaaatgaaaagccCAAAGAAGAACAAACCTCAAAAT GTCCGTATGGATGTGTGGATACGGAACATACTCTCAGCCTGTTGAGGAACATACTTGAAGGGGTGGAGTATATTCACTCCAGAGGAATCATGCACAGAGACCTGAAG CCGAGGAACATTTTCCTCCATGCTCAGGACTGCCATGTTCGGATTGGGGACTTTGGTTTGGCCTGTGGCAGAATAATAGCAGATGGAAACAAAAGCACTATGTCTCCTCTCAGCG GTTTTTCGCACACTGGTGGTGTTGGTACAGTTGTGTATGCTGCACCAGAACAATTGAATGGCTCCCATTATGATTCAAAG TCTGACATGTACAGCATCGGAGTGCTGGCTCTCGAGCTATTCCAGCCTTTTGgaacagagatggagagggtCCGGACCCTTGGGGACCTGAAAGAGGGGAAAATCCCAGACTCCTTCTGCCAGAGATGGCCAGTCCTGACGAAATACATCATGAAGCTAACGAGTAAAGAGCCAAGTGTTCGTCCCACGGCCAGCCAGCTCCTATGCAGTGAACTCTTCTGCACCAAGGACATG GTGATCCATGGTTTGCAGAGGAGGGttgaagagcaggaggaagagatcATGCATCTGAGGAGACAGATCAGTGAGCTTCAGATCTCTCAAGTCACAGCCAGTTTCTCAGAGTCGGACATTACCTGA
- the eif2ak1 gene encoding eukaryotic translation initiation factor 2-alpha kinase 1 isoform X2 — translation MDLQEKGIVEMIAKVIEEASDTDNNHNVLMSERHYPSIQEFASAIPNHLLLGSLLEHLCFVYERNPTRSHMLFKVIGQHLAAMKLLSPLAISDEFSTIRLQHNRAFTELLNAATSSMYPQGCGTNTYNLPVRLKEGLFQAQTSRYLSEFEEIFRLGKGSYGNVFKVMNKLDGQYYAVKKILIKKVSKDDCMKVLREVKVLSSLQHVNVVGYHTAWMEHVQPAPRESLSAALQCPESLLPELESPEQEDNSDDSLSIVFQSLSQASTDAAACDKVSLSETPSVKAVVPAQEKRQVVRPKTMRRIPENYVPCVFLGQKGPINSSKCPAMGWDSSELLEEESGRIELNDKPCIDEEWADGCTTSTEVQFHLMLYIQMQLCERSLRDWISERNEKPKEEQTSKCPYGCVDTEHTLSLLRNILEGVEYIHSRGIMHRDLKPRNIFLHAQDCHVRIGDFGLACGRIIADGNKSTMSPLSGFSHTGGVGTVVYAAPEQLNGSHYDSKSDMYSIGVLALELFQPFGTEMERVRTLGDLKEGKIPDSFCQRWPVLTKYIMKLTSKEPSVRPTASQLLCSELFCTKDMVIHGLQRRVEEQEEEIMHLRRQISELQISQVTASFSESDIT, via the exons ATGGACCTACAAGAAAAAGGCATTGTTGAAATGATtgcaaaagttattgaagaag CTTCTGACACAGATAATAACCATAATGTGTTAATGTCGGAAAGACATTACCCGTCCATCCAAGAGTTTGCCTCTGCGATCCCCAACCACCTTCTCCTGGGCTCTCTGCTGGAGCACCTGTGCTTCGTCTATGAGAGAAATCCAACACGCTCACATATGCTGTTTAAAG TCATTGGCCAGCATTTAGCAGCCATGAAACTCCTCTCACCTCTGGCTATCAGTGATGAGTTCAGCACCATCAGACTGCAGCACAACCGGGCCTTCACTGAGCTGCTCAACGctgccacctcctccatgtaccCGCAG GGTTGTGGCACAAACACTTATAATCTTCCTGTAAG ACTTAAGGAGGGACTTTTTCAAGCACAGACGTCACGGTATCTCAGTGAGTTTGAAGAAATCTTTAGACTTGGGAAAGGATCATATGGAAACGTTTTTAAG GTTATGAACAAACTTGATGGACAATATTATGCTGTGAAGAAAATTCTCATCAAAAAAGTCTCAAAAGATGACTGTATGAAG GTCCTCAGGGAGGTCAAAGTTTTGTCCAGCTTGCAGCATGTAAATGTTGTGGGCTATCACACTGCATGGATGGAACATGTTCAGCCTGCACCACGTGAGTCTTTAAGTGCTGCCCTGCAAT GTCCTGAGTCTCTCCTGCCTGAACTGGAATCACCTGAACAAGAGGACAA TTCTGATGACAGCTTGTCTATAGTTTTTCAAAGCCTCAGTCAAGCATCAACAGATGCAGCTGCATGTGACAAAGTCTCTCTAAGTGAGACCCCGTCTGTCAAAGCTGTAGTTCCAGCTCAAGAGAAGCGCCAGGTGGTGCGTCCCAAGACGATGCGCCGCATCCCGGAGAACTACGTCCCCTGTGTATTTCTGGGGCAAAAAGGTCCCATAAACAGCTCCAAATGTCCTGCCATGGGTTGGGACAGCTCAGAACTGTTAGAGGAGGAGTCTGGCAGGATCGAGCTGAACGACAAGCCCTGTATCGACGAAGAGTGGGCTGACGGATGTACAACTTCTACAGAG GTGCAGTTCCACCTGATGCTCTACATCCAGATGCAGCTGTGTGAACGCTCATTAAGGGACTGGATCtctgagagaaatgaaaagccCAAAGAAGAACAAACCTCAAAAT GTCCGTATGGATGTGTGGATACGGAACATACTCTCAGCCTGTTGAGGAACATACTTGAAGGGGTGGAGTATATTCACTCCAGAGGAATCATGCACAGAGACCTGAAG CCGAGGAACATTTTCCTCCATGCTCAGGACTGCCATGTTCGGATTGGGGACTTTGGTTTGGCCTGTGGCAGAATAATAGCAGATGGAAACAAAAGCACTATGTCTCCTCTCAGCG GTTTTTCGCACACTGGTGGTGTTGGTACAGTTGTGTATGCTGCACCAGAACAATTGAATGGCTCCCATTATGATTCAAAG TCTGACATGTACAGCATCGGAGTGCTGGCTCTCGAGCTATTCCAGCCTTTTGgaacagagatggagagggtCCGGACCCTTGGGGACCTGAAAGAGGGGAAAATCCCAGACTCCTTCTGCCAGAGATGGCCAGTCCTGACGAAATACATCATGAAGCTAACGAGTAAAGAGCCAAGTGTTCGTCCCACGGCCAGCCAGCTCCTATGCAGTGAACTCTTCTGCACCAAGGACATG GTGATCCATGGTTTGCAGAGGAGGGttgaagagcaggaggaagagatcATGCATCTGAGGAGACAGATCAGTGAGCTTCAGATCTCTCAAGTCACAGCCAGTTTCTCAGAGTCGGACATTACCTGA
- the LOC109626976 gene encoding ankyrin repeat domain-containing protein 61 yields MLEEQSKHEERSSNMIKFHNNEFYTAIMDEDVARIEDVSKKHGSNLPIQVQVGEPGNIFWKGLPLHLAASYRRVKSMQNLISLGADPGMRDQFGRTTLHLVITSWPRTSTPWPKPDSNLQNAVIGSHRRAEACLQLLCEQGVDVNAEVEGESHETALHLSVRYAALSAVQTLTKYGADVNAMNSSGMTPLHMAAGILHKNIIVNLIRQGADINMGVKHTGNTALHLAAVAKAMKSAKTLDDDINCISELLEHGAKPDPENKAGLTPLQEACCMGNEELVDLLLRYGADINKLSRAGENCLFLFLNNKTNVKNSSLLGKLINLTSPLTVYNHNGDLPSTLTLPCFYKQREQLLKLIQHPRRLQDICKSYIYVKHVQGKKGELKKMLPERLCDFNYWENVHDISFETDDGLVK; encoded by the exons atgctggaggagcagagcaaaCATGAAGAAAGGAGCAGTAACATGATTAAGTTTCACAACAATGAATTCTATACCGCTATTATGGATGAAGATGTGGCACGTATTGAGGATGTGTCAAAAAAGCACGGGAGCAACCTTCCCATCCAGGTACAAGTTGGTGAACCTGGGAACATTTTCTGGAAG GGCCTTCCTCTTCATCTGGCTGCCTCTTACAGAAGAGTAAAGAGCATGCAGAACCTGATTTCATTAGGAGCAGACCCAGGCATGAG GGACCAGTTCGGTCGAACCACATTACACTTGGTGATAACCAGTTGGCCCCGTACCTCGACTCCTTGGCCAAAACCAGATTCCAACCTCCAGAATGCTGTGATTGGCTCACACAGGAGGGCAGAGGCCTGTCTACAGCTCCTCTGTGAGCAAGGTGTGGACGTCAATGCAGAG GTAGAGGGTGAGAGTCATGAGACAGCTCTCCACCTGTCAGTGCGCTACGCTGCTCTGTCTGCAGTCCAAACTCTCACCAAATACGGTGCTGATGTCAATGCCATGAACAGCAGCGGGATGACGCCCTTGCATATGGCCGCAGGGATTCTCCATAAGAACATTATTGTCAACTTGATCAGACAGGGAGCAGATATCAACATG GGGGTGAagcacacaggaaacacagctCTACACCTAGCTGCTGTGGCTAAGGCTATGAAGAGCGCTAAAACCCTGGACGACGACATCAACTGCATTTCCGAGCTGCTGGAGCACGGGGCCAAGCCCGACCCAGAGAACAAGGCCGGACTTACACCTTTACAGGAGGCGTGCTGCATGGGCAACGAGGAGCTGGTGGACCTGCTGCTCAGGTACGGAGCAGACATCAACAAGCTGAGCCGAGCAGGGGAGAACTGCTTGTTTCTGTTCCTGAACAACAAGACCAATGTAAAGAACAGCTCCCTGCTGGGGAAACTCATCAACCTGACATCCCCGCTCACCGTATACAACCATAACGGTGACTTGCCCTCAACCTTGACATTACCGTGTTTCTACAAGCAGCGAGAACAGCTACTGAAACTCATTCAGCATCCAAGAAGGCTTCAGGATATTTGTAAGAGTTATATTTATGTGAAACATGTACAAGGCAAGAAAGGGGAACTGAAAAAAATGCTGCCCGAGAGGCTATGTGACTTCAACTACTGGGAGAACGTACACGACATCTCCTTTGAGACTGATGACGGACTCGTTAAATAA